One Manihot esculenta cultivar AM560-2 chromosome 6, M.esculenta_v8, whole genome shotgun sequence DNA segment encodes these proteins:
- the LOC122723819 gene encoding uncharacterized protein LOC122723819 yields MPNPKQNVSVIILRSEKELEYASPKRLAQGSTTNLKAEAEIEIPAENQPQKSEVEQSPIQVIRPPFSERFAQSKREKEEKQILEIFRKVQINIPLLEIIKQIPRYAKFLKDLCTDKRKSYGHEKIKVGENVSTVLQRKIAQKCKDKCIFAISCPLKQTGVTLQFADRSIVYPKGVLKDVLVQVEKLIFPADFFVFDMEDDNSSNSTDLLLKRPFLNIARTNIDVHEGMLSMEFDGKEVKFNVYDATKYSDDKFSLCSIDVVDPLA; encoded by the exons ATGCCAAATCCAAAACAGAACGTAAGTGTAATTATACTGCGAAGTGAGAAGGAGTTAGAATATGCCAGTCCGAagaggcttgcccaaggcagtaCGACAAACCTGAAGGCAGAAGCAGAAATAGAAATTCCAGCAGAGAATCAGCCTCAAAAATCAGAGGTAGAACAATCCCCAATACAGGTAATACGTCCACCTTTTTCTGAAAGATTTGCtcaatcaaaaagagaaaaggaagagaaacaGATCTTGGAGATTTTTCGCAAAGTCCAGATAAACATACCCCTTCTTGAAATCATAAAGCAAATACCCAGGTAcgcgaaatttttaaaagaccTTTGCACTGATAAAAGAAAATCGTATGGGCATGAAAAGATTAAAGTAGGGGAGAATGTGTCAACTGTACTCCAAAGAAAAATTGCACAAAAATGTAAAGACAAATGCATATTTGCAATATCAT GTCCTTTGAAACAAACAGGAGTCACACTCCAATTCGCCGATAGATCAATAGTTTATCCTAAGGGCGTGTTAAAAGATGTTTTGGTCCAAGTGGAAAAATTAATCTTTCCAGCAGACTTCTTTGTCTTCGATATGGAAGATGACAATTCATCTAACTCTACAGATTTATTGCTAAAAAGACCATTCCTCAACATAGCTAGAACGAATATCGACGTGCACGAAGGCATGCTTTCAATGGAGTTTGATGGAAAAGAGGTaaagtttaatgtctatgatgcaacGAAGTATTCTGATGATAAATTTTCTCTTTGCAGCATAGATGTAGTTGACCCTCTCGCTTAA